One Gemmatimonadaceae bacterium DNA window includes the following coding sequences:
- a CDS encoding PQQ-binding-like beta-propeller repeat protein has protein sequence MSRFARLFGLALLACAAPDKRTADTSGTPPNPPPVTTNGHDWPTFNVDAARSGNFDSTTGITAANVSTLKRQQVAIDGTVDASAIYLHNVQVNGAAHDVFFLTTTYGKTLAIDANDGTILWRFTPSSYSQLAGSARITNVTPVADPNRSAIYTASPDGNVEKLAVADGHALWSTSITSFAQREKIASPLNYSNGHIIAVTAGYIGDAPPYQGHVSVLDASSGQLSHTWNSLCSDRAGLIDPSSCAQSGSAIWGRAGAVVDANGNIYIATGNGRWDGATNWGDAVVELDPLATRMLANYTPTNTANLEAGDTDVGSTSPVLLDATHVAQGGKDGTIRVLDLQTLSGTTAHKGGESQTVGTPSGRQLFTAPAVLHQGGTTWLFAADGGATAAWTYGAGSLTAAWNNAHAGTSPIVASGLLFVYDPGGTVRVYDPTSGREIADLACGSGHWNSPIVADGRIALPEGSANSHATSGIFNIWRLP, from the coding sequence ATGTCCCGTTTTGCTCGGCTATTCGGCCTGGCATTGCTTGCGTGCGCTGCGCCCGACAAACGGACAGCCGATACGAGCGGAACGCCACCCAATCCACCGCCCGTCACCACCAACGGCCACGACTGGCCGACGTTCAATGTCGACGCTGCACGCAGCGGCAACTTTGATTCGACGACGGGAATCACGGCGGCGAACGTCTCCACGTTGAAGCGGCAACAGGTCGCGATCGACGGCACGGTCGACGCCTCCGCCATCTACCTGCACAACGTCCAGGTGAATGGCGCGGCGCACGACGTCTTCTTCCTAACGACGACGTACGGCAAAACCCTGGCGATCGACGCCAATGACGGAACGATTCTCTGGCGATTCACACCCTCGAGCTACAGTCAGCTCGCGGGTTCGGCGCGCATCACGAACGTCACGCCCGTCGCGGATCCGAATCGCAGCGCGATCTACACTGCGTCGCCCGATGGCAATGTCGAGAAGCTGGCCGTCGCCGATGGGCACGCGCTCTGGAGCACCTCGATCACGTCGTTCGCCCAGCGCGAGAAGATTGCGTCCCCCCTCAATTACTCGAACGGCCACATCATCGCCGTGACCGCCGGGTACATCGGCGATGCACCGCCGTATCAGGGTCACGTCAGCGTGCTCGACGCCTCGAGTGGGCAGCTGTCGCACACCTGGAACTCGTTATGCAGCGACCGCGCGGGGCTGATCGATCCCTCATCGTGTGCGCAGAGCGGATCCGCGATCTGGGGGCGCGCCGGCGCCGTCGTCGACGCGAACGGCAACATCTACATCGCGACGGGGAATGGCCGCTGGGATGGCGCAACCAACTGGGGCGACGCGGTCGTCGAGCTCGACCCGCTCGCCACGCGCATGCTCGCGAACTACACGCCCACGAATACCGCGAATCTCGAGGCGGGAGATACCGATGTTGGCTCGACGTCGCCGGTGTTGCTCGACGCGACGCACGTCGCGCAAGGCGGCAAGGATGGCACCATTCGCGTCCTCGATCTCCAGACGCTGTCCGGGACGACCGCTCACAAGGGTGGGGAATCGCAGACGGTCGGCACGCCATCGGGCCGCCAACTCTTCACGGCACCGGCGGTCCTGCACCAAGGCGGAACGACCTGGCTGTTCGCCGCGGATGGTGGGGCGACCGCGGCGTGGACGTACGGCGCCGGCAGCCTAACGGCGGCGTGGAATAATGCGCACGCGGGCACGAGTCCCATCGTCGCCAGTGGTCTGCTTTTCGTCTACGATCCGGGCGGCACGGTGCGCGTGTACGATCCAACCAGCGGACGAGAGATCGCCGATCTCGCGTGCGGAAGTGGGCATTGGAACAGCCCGATCGTCGCCGACGGACGAATTGCGCTGCCGGAAGGGAGCGCAAACTCACACGCCACCTCGGGCATATTCAACATCTGGCGATTGCCGTAG
- the ligD gene encoding non-homologous end-joining DNA ligase, with protein sequence MTTPAAIGRKLNAYREKRDFRVTAEPRGGVIVPRLGRALAFVIQKHAASHLHYDLRLELGGVMRSWAVPKGPSLDPAARRLAVEVEDHPIEYNTFEGVIPDGEYGGGTVMLWDRGTFEPADLAEGADAERALRQAFHRGRLTVRLFGERLHGVFSLVRTRANDATESKPKWLLIKRDDEHAERGSDIAANVTTSVATGRPMERIAAEAKRVWHSNRSERQVRRTRRTIASGTARAHATRPTTIGRALAPMLASVGEEIPNGEEWTFEPKYDGIRILAFVADGSVSLLSRNGNSKTTQFPEIVDALAGLSRARKKPFVLDGELVALDGDAPARFQQLQGRMHATDRAHIAARRGDTPVAYVVFDVLLDGDETLMNEAQHVRRAHLLQLLIPPVPHVLRISDSLSGDPTKLLAQARARGWEGVIAKRKDAIYEPGRRSRAWLKLKVEQRQEFVVGGYTEPRNSRQHLGAILLGYYDDSGHLVYAGHTGGGFSRASLGAMYRQLHALERKTSPFVKEPRTNERAHWVRPRVVVEVKFNEWTSDGKLRQPIFLGTREDKDPQSVRREPVSAGVTAAKRAGERRPTRTRTRARASA encoded by the coding sequence ATGACGACACCGGCCGCGATTGGACGGAAGCTCAACGCATATCGAGAGAAACGCGACTTTCGCGTCACCGCCGAACCGCGCGGTGGAGTCATTGTCCCTCGGCTGGGCCGTGCGCTCGCCTTCGTGATCCAGAAGCACGCCGCGAGTCATCTGCACTACGACCTCCGCCTCGAGCTCGGCGGCGTCATGAGAAGCTGGGCGGTGCCCAAGGGACCGAGTCTCGACCCGGCCGCGCGCCGTCTCGCCGTCGAGGTCGAGGATCATCCAATCGAGTACAACACCTTCGAAGGTGTCATCCCGGATGGCGAGTACGGCGGCGGTACGGTGATGCTCTGGGATCGCGGCACGTTCGAGCCCGCGGATCTGGCCGAAGGCGCCGACGCCGAGCGTGCGTTGCGCCAGGCATTTCATCGCGGTCGCCTAACGGTGCGGTTGTTCGGTGAACGATTGCACGGCGTCTTCTCGCTGGTGCGCACTCGCGCGAACGATGCGACGGAGAGCAAGCCGAAGTGGCTGTTGATCAAGCGCGACGACGAACATGCCGAGCGCGGCTCCGACATCGCGGCAAACGTGACGACCTCCGTCGCCACCGGTCGGCCGATGGAACGTATCGCCGCGGAGGCGAAGCGCGTATGGCACAGCAATCGGTCCGAACGACAGGTACGGCGAACCAGACGAACGATTGCTTCCGGAACGGCGCGCGCGCACGCAACGCGCCCAACGACGATCGGCCGCGCACTGGCGCCGATGCTGGCCAGTGTCGGCGAGGAAATACCTAACGGCGAGGAGTGGACATTCGAGCCGAAGTACGACGGCATTCGCATCCTTGCTTTCGTGGCGGATGGCTCGGTGTCCCTCCTCAGCCGTAACGGTAATTCCAAGACGACTCAGTTTCCCGAGATTGTCGATGCGCTCGCGGGTCTGTCTCGCGCGCGCAAGAAACCTTTCGTACTCGACGGTGAGCTCGTCGCTCTCGATGGTGACGCACCCGCCCGATTTCAGCAGTTGCAGGGGCGAATGCACGCGACCGACCGCGCGCACATTGCGGCGCGGCGCGGCGACACTCCCGTCGCGTATGTCGTTTTCGATGTTCTTCTGGATGGTGACGAAACGCTGATGAATGAGGCGCAGCACGTGCGGCGAGCGCATCTGCTCCAGTTGTTGATCCCCCCGGTGCCGCACGTGCTGCGCATCAGCGATTCCCTGTCCGGAGATCCCACAAAACTGCTCGCCCAGGCGCGCGCGCGCGGATGGGAAGGTGTGATCGCGAAGCGCAAAGACGCGATCTATGAGCCGGGCAGGCGATCGCGCGCCTGGCTCAAGCTCAAAGTGGAACAGCGCCAGGAATTCGTCGTTGGTGGATACACCGAGCCGCGGAATTCGCGTCAGCACCTCGGCGCCATTCTGCTTGGCTATTACGACGACTCGGGCCATCTCGTGTATGCGGGACACACTGGCGGCGGATTCTCGCGTGCCTCGCTCGGTGCGATGTATCGACAGCTCCACGCGCTCGAGCGCAAGACGAGTCCATTCGTGAAGGAACCACGGACGAACGAGCGAGCCCACTGGGTTCGGCCGCGCGTCGTCGTCGAGGTGAAGTTCAACGAGTGGACGTCGGACGGGAAGCTGCGCCAACCGATCTTTCTCGGCACTCGCGAGGACAAGGATCCCCAGTCGGTCCGACGCGAGCCCGTGTCGGCCGGCGTGACCGCCGCGAAACGCGCCGGTGAACGTCGCCCGACGCGCACGAGGACGCGCGCGCGAGCGTCGGCATGA
- a CDS encoding Ku protein, producing MRPIWKGALSFGLVNIPVQLYSAIRAGERVSFRLLHSSDHSPIRYERVCQKDGKTVPWDDIVKGYEYAKGRFVEMTDDDFKAAALESSKVFEILDFVATDEIDPRYFETPYYVLPAKGGEKPYALLREAIRNTGTVGVGKITMRSNSHHLAGLKVIGDAMVLEIMRFGDELVNTNTYSFPSSEAVRPQELQMAEQLIGNLTESFDASKYEDDYRNNLMRIIKAKLKGKKVEVAEPEELEATPVVDLMARLQESLSQGKARARGGEKTPEGRRHSRARTRRKTA from the coding sequence ATGCGACCGATCTGGAAGGGCGCGCTGAGTTTCGGACTTGTGAATATTCCCGTCCAGCTCTACTCCGCTATTCGCGCGGGCGAGCGTGTGAGTTTTCGCTTATTGCATAGCAGCGATCATTCGCCCATACGTTACGAGCGCGTTTGCCAGAAGGATGGCAAGACGGTCCCCTGGGACGATATCGTCAAAGGTTACGAATATGCGAAAGGTCGCTTCGTCGAAATGACCGACGACGATTTCAAGGCCGCCGCACTCGAATCCTCGAAGGTGTTCGAGATTCTCGACTTCGTCGCCACCGACGAAATCGATCCGCGGTATTTCGAGACGCCCTATTACGTGTTGCCGGCGAAAGGTGGCGAGAAGCCCTACGCGCTCCTGCGTGAGGCGATTCGGAACACCGGCACCGTCGGCGTCGGCAAGATCACGATGCGGTCGAACTCGCACCATCTCGCCGGCCTCAAAGTCATCGGCGATGCGATGGTGCTCGAGATCATGCGCTTCGGCGATGAATTAGTAAATACGAACACCTATTCGTTTCCGTCGTCGGAGGCCGTTCGACCACAGGAATTGCAGATGGCCGAGCAACTCATCGGCAATCTCACGGAATCGTTCGACGCCTCGAAGTACGAGGATGATTATCGCAACAACTTGATGCGCATCATCAAGGCGAAGCTCAAGGGCAAGAAGGTGGAGGTGGCGGAGCCGGAGGAGCTGGAGGCGACGCCTGTCGTGGACCTGATGGCCCGTTTGCAGGAGAGTCTGTCGCAGGGAAAAGCCCGCGCGCGCGGCGGCGAAAAGACGCCCGAAGGGCGACGTCATTCACGCGCCCGCACGCGTCGCAAGACCGCCTAA
- a CDS encoding beta-propeller fold lactonase family protein, whose amino-acid sequence MTARLASRVRQSLVLVALVAPLATGAAQVTGADHWLVASDEPGNRLVLVSLATGQVEGTIPVGARPRGMAKSPDGRRVFVALGNDDAVAVVDIASRHVVRTLAVGKDPEQVAVDPDATTVFVSNEEIAKASAVDVASRRTRFTADVGKEPEGVAVAPNGRKVYVTGESDSSVTVLDASTGRRLTSFMVGSRPRFVVFTRDGSRAFVSAENGGTVTYVDAKTDTVERAVTIGDRTTKPTGLALSPDEKTLYVANGRSNEVVMIDVPSHSVVASVAVGERPWGIALSRDGRTLYTANGRSGSVSVIDVASRRVTSTLTVGGRPYTVLLVP is encoded by the coding sequence ATGACCGCGCGCCTCGCGTCGCGTGTCCGACAATCGCTCGTGCTTGTCGCCCTCGTTGCACCACTCGCAACCGGTGCTGCACAGGTCACTGGCGCCGATCACTGGCTGGTCGCCAGCGACGAGCCTGGCAACCGACTCGTTTTGGTGTCGCTCGCCACGGGCCAGGTCGAGGGGACTATTCCGGTCGGCGCGCGACCCCGAGGAATGGCGAAGAGTCCCGACGGCCGGCGGGTATTCGTCGCCCTGGGAAATGATGACGCCGTTGCGGTCGTCGACATCGCGTCACGCCACGTCGTGCGCACACTCGCCGTCGGCAAGGATCCAGAGCAGGTCGCGGTGGATCCTGACGCGACGACAGTCTTCGTGTCGAACGAGGAGATCGCCAAGGCGAGCGCCGTCGATGTCGCGAGCCGCCGCACGCGATTTACCGCGGACGTGGGGAAGGAGCCCGAAGGTGTGGCGGTAGCGCCTAACGGGCGAAAGGTATACGTTACCGGCGAATCGGATTCCAGTGTTACCGTGCTCGATGCGTCCACCGGGCGTCGCCTAACGTCATTCATGGTCGGGTCACGCCCGCGCTTCGTCGTGTTCACTCGCGATGGATCACGCGCGTTCGTGAGCGCCGAGAACGGCGGGACCGTGACCTACGTCGACGCGAAGACGGACACCGTCGAGCGCGCCGTCACGATCGGCGACCGAACGACCAAGCCGACTGGTCTCGCCCTCTCTCCGGATGAGAAAACACTCTATGTCGCCAACGGCCGGTCGAACGAGGTGGTCATGATCGACGTCCCGTCGCATTCGGTCGTCGCATCGGTCGCCGTGGGAGAACGGCCCTGGGGGATCGCGCTCAGCCGCGACGGGCGGACGCTTTACACCGCCAACGGGCGATCGGGCTCCGTCTCGGTCATCGATGTCGCCTCGCGCCGCGTCACGTCGACACTCACCGTCGGCGGCAGGCCATACACGGTGCTGCTCGTCCCGTAG
- the cax gene encoding calcium/proton exchanger, producing MLWRALLVLVPVSLALAAFSAVPRTVVFVSALLAIVPLAEWVRRATEQVAARAGSAIGGLLNVSFGNAPELILALFVLHAGHVDVVKAQITGSLIGNSLLGLGLAIVAGSFGHDTQRFNRERAGLLSSLLILVTIAVLLPALFDYTERGVLRNPDSALLDERLSLGVAVVLILVYIANLVYTLVTHRDVFAQSPTPDEPSNPGLTTPWSLSRSLLTLGGATALTAVEAELVSNTVEATATRLGLTPFFLGVVLLAIVGNAAEYISAVYFARRGRMGLVVGITVGSTIQVGLLVAPLLVIFSYFVGHRMNLVFSNPIELIAIAGAAFIVNSIAQDGETTWFEGVLLLAVYLLFALAFLLVTD from the coding sequence ATGCTCTGGCGAGCGTTGCTGGTGCTCGTTCCCGTGTCCCTGGCGCTGGCCGCGTTCAGCGCTGTTCCGCGCACGGTCGTTTTCGTCTCGGCGCTGCTCGCCATCGTTCCATTGGCCGAGTGGGTCAGGCGAGCGACGGAGCAGGTGGCGGCGCGTGCCGGCAGCGCGATCGGTGGCTTGCTGAACGTGTCCTTCGGCAATGCGCCCGAGCTCATCCTCGCGCTCTTCGTACTTCACGCCGGGCACGTCGACGTCGTCAAGGCGCAGATCACCGGATCCCTGATCGGGAACAGCCTCCTGGGATTGGGCCTCGCCATCGTCGCCGGTAGCTTCGGACACGACACCCAGCGCTTCAATCGCGAGCGGGCGGGTCTGCTTTCGAGTTTACTCATCCTCGTCACGATCGCCGTCCTGCTGCCGGCGCTCTTCGACTACACGGAGCGCGGCGTGCTGCGCAATCCGGATTCGGCGCTGCTCGACGAGCGACTCAGTCTGGGCGTCGCCGTCGTGCTCATCCTCGTGTACATCGCGAATCTCGTGTACACGTTGGTGACGCATCGGGACGTGTTCGCGCAATCGCCGACGCCAGACGAGCCGTCCAATCCTGGACTGACGACGCCGTGGTCACTGAGCCGGTCGCTGCTCACCCTTGGCGGCGCGACGGCGCTCACCGCAGTCGAGGCGGAGCTCGTCTCCAACACCGTCGAGGCGACGGCGACGCGTCTGGGCCTAACGCCCTTCTTTCTCGGTGTCGTCCTCCTCGCCATCGTCGGCAATGCGGCCGAGTACATATCCGCCGTGTATTTTGCCCGGCGCGGCCGCATGGGATTGGTCGTCGGTATCACCGTTGGCTCGACGATTCAGGTCGGTCTGCTCGTTGCGCCGCTCCTCGTGATCTTCTCGTACTTCGTTGGCCACCGGATGAATCTTGTCTTCAGCAATCCGATCGAGCTGATCGCGATTGCCGGCGCCGCGTTCATCGTCAATTCGATCGCGCAAGACGGCGAGACCACGTGGTTCGAAGGCGTGTTGCTGCTCGCCGTGTATCTACTGTTTGCGCTGGCCTTCCTTCTCGTGACGGACTAG
- a CDS encoding cupin domain-containing protein, with amino-acid sequence MRKINLSEKFAAFEDHWSPKVIGDLNGQQVKLAKFQGPFMWHHHENEDELFLVHRGRFRMELRDEVIELGPGDLLIAPRGVEHRPMADEEVEVLLFEPASTLNTGNVQNERTLNDLARL; translated from the coding sequence ATGCGAAAGATCAATCTCTCGGAGAAATTCGCGGCATTCGAAGATCACTGGAGCCCGAAGGTCATCGGTGATCTCAACGGCCAGCAGGTGAAGCTCGCGAAGTTCCAGGGGCCATTCATGTGGCACCATCACGAGAATGAAGACGAGCTCTTTCTCGTGCACCGCGGCCGCTTTCGCATGGAGCTGCGCGACGAAGTGATCGAGCTGGGTCCGGGCGATCTCCTTATCGCGCCGCGCGGCGTCGAGCACCGGCCGATGGCCGACGAGGAGGTCGAGGTGTTGCTCTTCGAGCCAGCGTCGACGTTGAACACCGGCAATGTGCAGAATGAGCGTACACTCAACGATCTCGCGCGGCTCTGA
- a CDS encoding GNAT family N-acetyltransferase, with amino-acid sequence MSVHSTISRGSDRSNMEAPVVLGDDLMSLRLATAADARMLARAAAAFFVDTFGTTNSREDMESYVATTFSEARQRAELSDADNRVWLATIGDDVAGYAHVRRSAAPTGISSARTRAVEIARIYAGRRWHGHGLGAALMQACIATAKEWGGDVLWLGVWERNPRAIAFYEKNGFQVVGEQPFLLGADLQRDLVMARRLTNDH; translated from the coding sequence ATGAGCGTACACTCAACGATCTCGCGCGGCTCTGATCGATCGAACATGGAGGCGCCCGTCGTGCTCGGCGACGATCTCATGTCGCTGCGGCTGGCGACGGCTGCTGACGCGCGCATGCTTGCACGTGCCGCGGCGGCGTTCTTCGTCGATACGTTCGGCACGACGAACAGCCGCGAAGACATGGAGAGTTACGTCGCGACGACGTTCTCCGAGGCGCGACAGCGTGCCGAGCTGAGCGACGCTGATAACCGCGTGTGGTTGGCGACGATTGGCGACGACGTCGCCGGCTACGCCCACGTCAGGCGCAGCGCAGCGCCCACGGGTATCTCCAGCGCGCGGACTCGCGCGGTCGAGATCGCGCGCATCTACGCCGGACGTCGATGGCACGGGCACGGGCTCGGTGCAGCGCTCATGCAGGCGTGCATCGCGACGGCGAAAGAATGGGGAGGCGACGTCCTCTGGCTCGGCGTCTGGGAGCGCAACCCTCGGGCGATTGCGTTCTACGAGAAGAACGGCTTTCAAGTCGTCGGCGAGCAGCCGTTTCTGCTTGGCGCAGATCTTCAACGCGACCTCGTGATGGCGCGTCGCCTAACGAATGACCACTGA
- a CDS encoding DNA-3-methyladenine glycosylase I has translation MTTEPAQRCGWPRSELDILYHDREWGVPEHDDRALFELLTLEGAQAGLSWSTILRKRDAYREAFANFDATRVARFRPVRVEKLLSNPGIVRNRLKIESTITNARAFLRVVKEEGSFDRHLWRFVGGKPLINDRRRHGEIPARTPESDALSADLKKRGFRFVGSTICYAFMQAAGLVNDHTVDCFRYRELSGEMAASNSTASRDRLGGERGR, from the coding sequence ATGACCACTGAGCCGGCGCAGCGGTGCGGCTGGCCGCGCTCGGAGCTCGACATTCTCTATCACGATCGCGAGTGGGGCGTGCCAGAGCACGACGATCGCGCGCTCTTCGAGCTCCTCACGCTCGAAGGCGCGCAGGCCGGTCTCAGTTGGTCCACGATCCTCAGGAAACGCGATGCCTATCGAGAAGCGTTCGCGAATTTCGACGCGACGCGCGTTGCGCGCTTTAGACCGGTTCGCGTGGAGAAGCTCCTGTCGAACCCCGGCATTGTTCGCAACCGACTCAAGATCGAGAGCACGATCACGAACGCCCGCGCCTTCCTCCGTGTCGTGAAGGAGGAGGGGTCCTTTGACCGCCATCTCTGGCGTTTCGTCGGTGGAAAGCCGCTCATCAACGACCGGCGTCGTCATGGCGAGATTCCCGCTCGAACGCCGGAGTCGGACGCGCTGAGCGCCGATCTGAAAAAGCGTGGGTTTCGTTTTGTCGGTTCGACAATCTGCTACGCTTTCATGCAAGCGGCCGGACTGGTGAACGACCACACCGTCGACTGCTTCCGATATCGCGAGCTCTCGGGCGAAATGGCCGCGTCGAACAGCACAGCCAGTCGCGACCGCCTCGGTGGCGAGCGCGGGCGTTAA
- a CDS encoding aminotransferase class I/II-fold pyridoxal phosphate-dependent enzyme, which produces MRTANPTPMTPTTAGPTHRLTALPTYVFAWLDELKAAARARGTDLIDLGIGNPDQPTPPSIIDAITKAYADPRTHGYPPFRGTTRFRASASGFMERRFGVAVDPEREVVCVSGGKEGIAHLVMAYTDEESVALVPDIHYPVHSRVAGLVGGRIHLLPLRRETGFLPDLDAIPDSVARKARLLVVNYPHNPTGAIASLGFYERAIEFCARHGIVLVSDLAYSEITFDGYVAPSVLEVPEAMNVAVEFHSLSKTFNMAGSRIGFAVGNSDAIDALYAVRTNMGYGTPAAIQEGAAFALDHAEELARPVARRYQERRDLVIEGFRSLGWDAEPSPATMFVWLEIPAGFNSQEWSEHLIQRAGVVVSPGNAFGPGGEGSFRVSLVAPPNVTCEAIARLRAAGVRFARS; this is translated from the coding sequence ATGCGCACTGCGAATCCAACGCCCATGACGCCGACGACGGCGGGTCCGACGCATCGCCTCACGGCGCTGCCGACCTACGTTTTTGCCTGGCTCGATGAGCTCAAGGCGGCAGCTCGCGCCCGCGGCACCGATCTCATCGACCTGGGCATCGGCAATCCGGATCAACCCACGCCGCCGTCTATAATCGACGCGATCACCAAGGCCTACGCCGATCCCCGGACGCACGGCTATCCTCCCTTCCGCGGCACTACCCGTTTCCGGGCGTCCGCATCTGGCTTCATGGAGCGGCGATTTGGTGTCGCCGTCGATCCGGAGCGGGAGGTCGTGTGCGTGAGTGGCGGGAAGGAGGGCATCGCGCACCTGGTCATGGCGTATACCGATGAAGAGAGTGTGGCGCTCGTCCCGGATATTCACTATCCCGTCCACAGCCGCGTCGCGGGTCTCGTCGGCGGGCGCATCCATCTGCTTCCACTCCGGCGCGAGACCGGCTTCCTGCCGGATCTGGATGCCATCCCTGATTCCGTGGCGCGGAAAGCGCGCCTGCTCGTCGTCAACTACCCGCATAACCCGACCGGCGCCATTGCGTCGTTAGGGTTCTACGAGCGGGCGATCGAATTTTGTGCGCGTCACGGTATCGTGCTCGTGTCGGATCTCGCCTACAGCGAGATCACCTTCGATGGCTACGTCGCTCCGAGCGTGCTCGAGGTGCCGGAGGCGATGAACGTCGCGGTGGAGTTTCACTCGCTCTCGAAAACGTTCAACATGGCCGGCTCGCGTATTGGATTTGCCGTTGGCAATTCGGATGCAATCGACGCCCTGTACGCCGTCCGCACGAATATGGGCTACGGGACGCCCGCCGCGATTCAGGAGGGCGCCGCATTCGCACTCGATCACGCCGAGGAGCTCGCGCGGCCCGTTGCGCGGCGTTATCAAGAGCGGCGTGATCTGGTCATCGAGGGTTTCCGCTCGCTCGGATGGGACGCGGAGCCGTCGCCGGCAACGATGTTCGTGTGGCTCGAGATCCCGGCCGGATTCAATTCGCAGGAGTGGTCGGAACACCTCATCCAGCGAGCGGGCGTCGTGGTTTCGCCGGGCAACGCGTTCGGCCCTGGCGGAGAGGGGTCTTTCCGCGTGTCGCTCGTTGCACCGCCTAACGTGACGTGCGAGGCAATCGCGCGCTTGCGAGCTGCCGGCGTGCGCTTCGCGCGTTCCTGA
- a CDS encoding serine protease, whose amino-acid sequence MKLTEAQMRRAEAALTFDPREERRALLDRTAVATADAVTLRRRIAQALGEGPDASQLAVDRLLTGIDQLNVNFLERGMIAADAAARVEVRNGESEVIGGATGFMISPRLFLTNNHVLPTADDAAQSWVHFRHEFDAFGNAVESCVFAFDPSAFFFTDADIDVTVVAVAAETPDRRQRVVRFGWLRLSASADTVLPGEWLSVAHHPGGNPKQVVLRQNLLIRSSEADLWYATETGSASSGAPVFNDSWQVVGVHRSGVPSRDRAGRILTVDGAAWADGDDEARVVWRAGIGTRTSAVLRCLAETRAEHPLIAELLGQADADARDAIVLPLGSGGETASSPHGAEPAVEGSSDLAPIDRTPQSNGKNSEDAGGSAQAVTVTVPLRITVRAGNGTGRGPAVGVNLS is encoded by the coding sequence ATGAAGCTCACCGAGGCGCAGATGCGCCGCGCGGAAGCAGCGCTGACCTTCGATCCACGCGAAGAGCGGCGCGCGCTGCTCGATCGCACCGCCGTGGCGACCGCGGACGCCGTGACTCTGCGGCGGCGGATTGCCCAGGCGTTAGGCGAAGGGCCCGACGCGTCGCAACTCGCCGTTGATCGGTTGCTCACCGGTATCGACCAGCTGAATGTCAACTTTCTCGAGCGCGGGATGATTGCCGCCGATGCGGCGGCCCGGGTGGAAGTACGGAATGGCGAGAGCGAGGTCATCGGCGGCGCCACGGGTTTCATGATCTCGCCTCGGCTCTTCCTGACCAACAACCATGTTCTCCCGACGGCGGACGATGCGGCGCAGAGTTGGGTGCATTTTCGCCACGAATTCGACGCCTTCGGCAATGCGGTCGAGTCGTGTGTGTTCGCGTTCGATCCATCGGCGTTCTTCTTCACCGATGCGGACATCGACGTGACCGTCGTCGCGGTGGCGGCCGAGACGCCCGATCGCCGGCAGCGGGTCGTCCGTTTCGGCTGGCTTCGCCTATCGGCCAGCGCCGATACCGTGCTCCCGGGCGAGTGGCTGTCAGTGGCGCATCATCCTGGTGGTAACCCAAAACAAGTCGTGCTCCGACAGAACTTGCTCATCAGAAGCAGTGAGGCCGACCTCTGGTACGCAACGGAGACCGGTTCGGCGTCCTCCGGGGCGCCCGTGTTCAACGACTCGTGGCAAGTGGTAGGAGTTCACCGGAGCGGGGTACCGTCCCGGGATCGTGCGGGCCGCATTCTCACCGTCGACGGTGCAGCGTGGGCCGATGGCGATGACGAAGCGAGGGTAGTATGGCGTGCCGGCATCGGCACGCGCACGTCGGCGGTTCTGCGATGTCTCGCCGAAACGCGTGCTGAGCATCCGCTCATCGCCGAATTGCTCGGACAGGCGGATGCCGACGCGAGAGACGCGATTGTTTTGCCATTGGGCTCGGGCGGAGAAACCGCGTCGTCGCCGCATGGGGCGGAGCCGGCCGTCGAAGGCAGCTCGGACTTGGCGCCTATCGATCGCACTCCGCAGTCGAATGGCAAGAATTCGGAGGACGCCGGCGGATCGGCTCAGGCCGTGACCGTTACCGTCCCCCTCCGCATCACGGTCCGCGCGGGGAATGGAACGGGACGCGGACCAGCCGTCGGCGTGAACCTGAGTTGA